From Methylomonas sp. EFPC3, a single genomic window includes:
- the nifJ gene encoding pyruvate:ferredoxin (flavodoxin) oxidoreductase, with protein MSKQTLTIDGNQAAASIAYKLNEVIAIYPITPSSPMGEWADEWASRGQANLWGTVPQVVELQSEAGAAGTIHGALQAGTLATTFTASQGLLLMLPNMYKIAGELSPAVFHIAARSLAAQGLSIFGDHSDVMAARMTGFAMLCSNSPQEVQDLALVTHAVSLQSRVPFMHFFDGFRTSHEVAKIVEVDDAVIRGMIDDAWVADHRSRALTPDKPVLRGTAQNPDVYFQGRESVNPFYAALPDMAQQAMDRFAGLTGRQYRLFEYVGAADAERVIVLMGSGAEAVEETLDYLNRQGEAVGLLKVRLFRPFSPQHLIAALPASCRKIAVLDRTKEPGADGEPLYKDVLTAVAQAFSQGEKFSQMPRVVGGRYGLSSKEFTPGMVKAVYDELKSERPKNQFTIGIHDDVSHTSLTWDAAYRTDAHDQTFQAMFYGLGSDGTVGANKNTIKIIGEETELYAQGYFVYDSKKSGAVTVSHLRFGPQPIRSSYLIGENDAQFIGCHQAVFLERYDMLANAAANAVFLLNSPAPADKVWDTLPRKMQQQMLDKNIRFYLIDGNAVAEKSGMGKRINTIMQTCFFAISGVLPQEQAIAAIKHAVEKTYGKKGQRIVDLNFKAIDETLAGLHQVPLPPQASSAFDIMSRISDSAPDFIRRVTAEIIAGRGDALPVSAMPADGTFPTGSAAFEKRNLALEIPVWETDLCTQCGKCPMVCPHAAIRSKIVPNEALSNAPATFKHAAMLGKDFPPGLSISYQVAPEDCTGCGLCVDICPIRDKSNASRKALNMAPQAPLREPESQNWDYFLSLPEYDRRLLKTNTIKGSMVLQPLFEFSGACVGCGETPYVKLVSQLFGDRMVVANATGCSSIYGGNLPTTPWTKNAEGKGPAWSNSLFEDNAEFGLGMRVAIDKQAEHAAELLESLRETLGGELVDAILQADQSDEAGLYEQRQRIAELKQHLPSLSQPAAQALLPLADYLCKKSVWIIGGDGWAYDIGYGGLDHVLASGRNVNILVLDTEVYSNTGGQTSKSTPMGAVAKFSAGGKPTAKKDLALLAMDYGNVYVAHVAYAGKDTQTLSAFLEAEAHNGPSIIIAYSPCIAHGVDLSNNHRQQNLAVKSGHWPLFRFNPAKIQQGKNPMQLDSAEPSIPYRDFVMTETRFSMLWQSHPDHAEAFLKQAQHDVKNRYRYYQQLAALEWSDATSVAAAKAQVKADLAQEQNNG; from the coding sequence ATGTCCAAGCAAACTCTGACCATCGACGGCAATCAGGCCGCCGCCAGCATCGCCTACAAACTCAACGAAGTCATCGCCATTTATCCGATCACGCCGTCGTCGCCGATGGGCGAATGGGCCGACGAATGGGCCTCGCGCGGCCAAGCCAATTTGTGGGGCACCGTGCCGCAGGTCGTCGAATTGCAAAGCGAGGCCGGCGCCGCCGGTACCATTCACGGCGCCTTGCAGGCCGGCACCTTGGCGACCACCTTCACCGCGTCGCAAGGCCTGCTGTTGATGCTGCCGAATATGTACAAAATCGCCGGCGAACTCAGTCCGGCCGTGTTCCACATCGCCGCCCGTTCGCTGGCGGCACAAGGCTTGTCGATCTTCGGCGACCATAGCGACGTGATGGCGGCGCGGATGACCGGCTTTGCGATGCTGTGCTCCAATTCGCCGCAGGAAGTGCAGGATCTGGCCTTGGTTACCCATGCGGTATCGCTGCAAAGCCGGGTGCCGTTCATGCATTTTTTCGACGGTTTCCGCACCTCGCACGAAGTCGCCAAAATCGTCGAAGTCGACGACGCTGTGATACGCGGCATGATCGACGATGCCTGGGTTGCCGATCATCGCAGCCGGGCTTTGACGCCGGATAAGCCGGTGCTGCGCGGTACCGCGCAGAACCCGGACGTGTATTTCCAGGGCCGCGAGTCGGTCAATCCGTTTTATGCGGCGTTGCCGGACATGGCTCAGCAGGCGATGGACCGTTTCGCCGGGCTGACCGGTCGCCAATACCGTTTATTCGAATACGTAGGGGCCGCCGATGCCGAGCGGGTGATTGTGTTGATGGGTTCCGGCGCCGAGGCAGTCGAAGAAACCCTGGATTATCTGAATCGGCAGGGTGAGGCGGTCGGCTTGCTCAAAGTCCGGCTGTTCCGGCCGTTCTCGCCGCAACATTTGATCGCGGCCCTGCCGGCGAGTTGCCGAAAAATTGCCGTCTTGGATCGCACCAAGGAACCGGGCGCCGACGGCGAACCGCTGTATAAAGATGTGCTGACGGCCGTGGCCCAAGCCTTCAGCCAGGGCGAAAAGTTTAGCCAGATGCCGCGCGTGGTCGGCGGCCGTTACGGCTTATCGTCCAAGGAATTCACGCCGGGCATGGTCAAGGCCGTTTACGACGAGTTGAAAAGCGAACGGCCGAAGAACCAGTTTACGATCGGTATCCATGACGACGTCAGCCATACCAGTCTGACCTGGGACGCCGCTTACCGCACCGACGCCCACGACCAGACTTTTCAAGCGATGTTTTACGGCCTGGGTAGCGACGGCACGGTCGGCGCCAACAAGAACACGATCAAGATCATCGGCGAAGAAACCGAGTTGTACGCCCAGGGTTATTTCGTCTACGACTCTAAAAAGTCAGGCGCGGTGACGGTGTCGCATCTGCGCTTCGGCCCGCAGCCGATCCGTTCCAGCTATTTGATCGGCGAAAACGACGCCCAATTCATCGGCTGCCACCAGGCGGTGTTTCTGGAACGTTACGACATGCTGGCCAACGCTGCCGCCAATGCCGTATTCCTGTTGAACAGCCCGGCCCCGGCCGACAAAGTTTGGGATACCCTGCCGCGCAAGATGCAGCAACAGATGCTGGACAAAAACATCCGTTTTTACCTGATCGACGGCAACGCGGTGGCGGAGAAATCCGGCATGGGCAAGCGCATCAACACCATCATGCAGACCTGTTTTTTCGCGATTTCCGGGGTGTTGCCGCAAGAACAAGCGATTGCCGCGATCAAACATGCGGTTGAAAAAACCTACGGCAAAAAAGGCCAGCGCATCGTCGACTTGAACTTCAAAGCCATCGACGAAACCCTGGCCGGCCTGCACCAAGTGCCGTTGCCGCCGCAGGCCAGCAGCGCCTTCGACATCATGTCGCGGATTAGCGACAGCGCGCCGGACTTTATCCGCCGGGTCACCGCCGAGATCATCGCCGGCCGCGGCGACGCCTTGCCGGTCAGCGCGATGCCGGCCGACGGTACTTTCCCGACCGGCAGCGCCGCGTTTGAAAAGCGCAATCTGGCGTTGGAAATTCCGGTCTGGGAAACCGATTTATGTACCCAATGCGGCAAGTGCCCGATGGTCTGCCCGCACGCGGCGATCCGCAGCAAAATCGTGCCGAACGAGGCCTTGAGCAATGCGCCGGCCACCTTCAAACATGCGGCGATGCTGGGCAAGGACTTCCCGCCAGGGTTATCGATCAGTTACCAGGTGGCGCCGGAAGATTGCACCGGTTGCGGCTTGTGCGTCGATATTTGCCCGATTCGCGATAAATCCAACGCCAGTCGCAAGGCCTTGAACATGGCGCCGCAAGCGCCGCTGCGCGAACCGGAGAGCCAAAATTGGGATTACTTTCTGTCTTTGCCGGAATACGATCGCCGGCTGCTTAAAACCAATACCATCAAAGGTTCGATGGTGTTGCAGCCTTTGTTCGAATTTTCCGGCGCCTGCGTCGGCTGCGGCGAAACGCCTTACGTCAAACTGGTCTCGCAATTGTTCGGCGACCGGATGGTGGTGGCCAACGCCACCGGTTGCTCATCGATTTACGGCGGTAACCTGCCGACCACGCCGTGGACCAAAAACGCCGAGGGTAAAGGGCCGGCTTGGAGCAATTCCCTGTTCGAAGATAACGCCGAGTTTGGCCTGGGCATGCGGGTGGCGATCGATAAGCAAGCCGAGCACGCCGCCGAGTTGCTGGAGTCGCTACGCGAAACCCTGGGCGGCGAATTGGTCGATGCGATCCTGCAGGCCGACCAATCCGACGAGGCCGGACTTTACGAGCAACGCCAACGCATCGCCGAATTGAAACAGCATTTACCGTCTTTAAGCCAACCCGCCGCCCAGGCCTTGCTGCCGTTGGCCGATTATTTATGCAAGAAAAGCGTCTGGATCATCGGTGGCGACGGCTGGGCTTACGACATCGGCTACGGTGGCCTGGACCACGTGTTGGCCAGCGGCCGCAACGTCAATATCCTGGTGCTGGACACCGAGGTGTATTCCAACACCGGCGGCCAGACTTCCAAATCGACGCCGATGGGTGCAGTGGCCAAGTTCTCGGCCGGCGGTAAGCCGACCGCGAAGAAAGATCTGGCCTTGCTGGCGATGGACTACGGCAACGTTTACGTCGCCCACGTGGCTTATGCCGGCAAGGATACCCAGACGCTGAGCGCCTTCCTGGAAGCCGAAGCCCACAACGGCCCATCCATCATCATCGCTTACTCGCCGTGTATCGCCCATGGCGTGGATTTGTCCAATAACCATCGCCAGCAAAATCTGGCCGTGAAGAGCGGGCACTGGCCGTTGTTCAGGTTCAACCCGGCCAAGATTCAGCAAGGCAAGAATCCGATGCAACTGGATTCGGCGGAACCGTCGATCCCGTACCGCGACTTCGTCATGACCGAAACCCGCTTCAGCATGTTGTGGCAAAGCCATCCCGACCACGCCGAGGCTTTCTTGAAACAGGCCCAGCACGACGTCAAAAACCGCTACCGCTATTACCAACAACTGGCGGCTTTGGAATGGAGCGACGCCACCAGCGTGGCCGCCGCCAAAGCCCAAGTCAAAGCCGATCTGGCCCAGGAGCAGAACAATGGTTGA
- a CDS encoding dihydroorotate dehydrogenase-like protein translates to MVDLATEYLGLKLAHPLVPSASPLSKDLDSARRLEDAGAAAIVLSSLFEEKIEAEQQQMERFLFGQGIGYGEADSFHPLPSQIVTYMDQYLDHLQRLKSALQIPVIASLNGTSVGGWIEYGKALQDAGADALELNIYHLAADISESSETVENRYLDIVRELKRQINIPLAVKLSPQFSSPLHFVQRLQEAGADGVALFNRFYQPDIDLDTLEVVPKLQLSTPAEALLRVRWTALMYGRVRLSLAVTGGFHQADDVIKALLAGADVVHLCSVLLAQGVGKLGEIRSELADWLIEHEYESVSQMKGSVSRQHAIDPSAYERANYIHVLDSYTPAPGVLR, encoded by the coding sequence ATGGTTGATTTAGCCACCGAATATTTGGGTCTGAAACTGGCGCATCCGCTGGTGCCGTCGGCTTCGCCGTTAAGCAAGGACTTGGACAGCGCCCGCCGGCTGGAAGATGCCGGCGCGGCAGCGATCGTTTTGTCGTCGTTGTTCGAGGAAAAAATCGAAGCCGAGCAGCAGCAGATGGAGCGTTTCCTGTTCGGGCAGGGCATCGGTTACGGTGAGGCGGATTCGTTTCATCCGTTGCCGTCGCAGATCGTCACCTACATGGATCAGTATCTGGATCATCTACAACGCTTGAAAAGCGCGTTGCAAATTCCGGTGATCGCCAGCCTGAACGGCACTTCGGTCGGCGGCTGGATCGAATACGGCAAAGCCTTGCAGGACGCCGGCGCCGATGCGCTGGAGTTGAATATTTACCATCTGGCGGCGGATATTAGCGAAAGCAGCGAGACGGTCGAAAACCGCTATCTGGACATCGTTCGCGAATTGAAGCGCCAGATCAACATCCCGCTGGCCGTGAAACTGTCGCCGCAATTCAGCTCGCCGCTGCATTTCGTGCAGCGTTTGCAGGAGGCCGGCGCCGACGGGGTGGCCTTGTTCAACCGTTTTTACCAGCCGGACATCGATCTGGACACCTTGGAAGTGGTGCCGAAACTGCAATTGTCGACGCCGGCCGAAGCGCTGTTGCGGGTACGCTGGACCGCGCTGATGTACGGCCGGGTGCGATTGTCGCTGGCCGTGACCGGCGGCTTTCACCAGGCCGACGACGTGATCAAGGCCTTGCTGGCCGGCGCAGACGTGGTGCATTTATGCAGCGTGTTGCTGGCGCAGGGCGTCGGCAAGCTGGGCGAGATTCGCAGCGAACTGGCGGATTGGCTGATCGAACACGAATACGAGTCGGTGAGCCAAATGAAGGGTAGCGTCAGCCGGCAACACGCGATCGACCCCAGCGCCTATGAAAGGGCCAACTACATTCACGTGCTGGACAGCTATACGCCGGCGCCGGGCGTATTGCGTTAG
- a CDS encoding DUF4186 domain-containing protein produces the protein MRDLDELFAGLAKSRFRSQFRLNAKDLQYLQTKGIATILSHADDFIGKRLAPAQPLNDGKQTPYRGHPVFVAQHATACCCRGCLQKWHSIAQGRELSLEELSYIRSVLERWLRALL, from the coding sequence ATGCGGGATTTGGACGAGTTGTTCGCCGGCTTGGCCAAATCCCGGTTTCGCAGCCAGTTTCGCTTGAACGCCAAGGATTTGCAGTATCTGCAAACCAAGGGCATCGCAACCATCTTAAGCCACGCCGACGACTTTATCGGCAAACGTCTGGCCCCAGCCCAGCCGCTCAACGACGGCAAGCAAACGCCTTACCGCGGCCATCCGGTGTTCGTCGCCCAACACGCTACCGCCTGCTGCTGCCGCGGTTGCCTGCAAAAATGGCACTCGATTGCGCAGGGCAGGGAACTGAGTCTTGAGGAACTTAGCTACATCCGGTCCGTGTTGGAACGCTGGTTGCGCGCGCTGTTATGA
- a CDS encoding PAS domain S-box protein, with the protein MRQLIDSLAFNLLLVGYATGNGETTSPVIDGANRAAAALLGYGTHELSGLALERILAPASLKLCRAALARAGDRESAECFEAELLARYHSFPALVTVSTLPSLRSDFGKALLLIQAIDPANDFLVMRRVIEQSASAMMVTDASGRIVYVNPRFSLLSGYAEAELLGQTPSLLQSGKMSTQDYQDLWRQLTVSGEWQGEICNRHQTGREYWVAESISAIKDSLGNTTHYLAVAEDITGRKAVESALAESEQRFRQMADLSGEWLWEQDPKGYYLYSSIAVEQILGLTPTQIIGKHYTELLTAQDQQAHVDLSSSQQSFHALVNHYRHRDGHPVITESTGLPLMDDSGTLVKWRGVDRDITARMQYQNALIESEKRTRLIIESSINAIVIMDADGTVTDWNRRAEQMFGWPAESAIGRRLEDLIIPPRFRAAHRNGMRRFLETGDGTILNRQTEQIALRRDGSEFPVEISVAPLKLGDSYIFSGFIHDISGRKAAERQIRQAQVELAVAQNELKIAQQIQAGLSPAAPLKTGEFEITGVCLPADKVGGDYFDYFYRDGGRLDIVIADVSGHSIGPALFMVETRSAIRMKSSTEAGPEAVLSALNRFLFNDLNRADYFLTLFYLQVDPERRQLHFANAGHPPPLLFNRHSREFAELDADGLIVGLRQDVCFERKSVELTEGDLIVLYTDGLIEAENAELGFFGLDRVKSEIAANADLPPQAIIDGLFGCLRRFCGTEKFADDITVLVFKWH; encoded by the coding sequence ATGCGCCAACTGATCGATAGTCTGGCCTTCAATCTGTTGCTGGTCGGCTACGCGACCGGCAACGGCGAAACGACAAGTCCGGTAATCGACGGCGCCAATCGAGCCGCCGCCGCGCTGCTCGGTTACGGCACGCACGAGTTATCGGGATTGGCGTTGGAGCGGATCTTGGCGCCAGCCAGCCTAAAGCTGTGCCGGGCGGCGCTGGCGCGGGCCGGCGACCGGGAATCCGCCGAATGTTTCGAAGCGGAACTTCTGGCCAGATACCACAGCTTTCCGGCCTTGGTCACGGTCAGTACGCTACCGAGCCTCCGGTCTGACTTTGGCAAAGCCTTGTTATTGATCCAAGCCATCGATCCGGCCAACGATTTTTTGGTCATGCGCCGAGTCATCGAACAAAGCGCGAGTGCGATGATGGTGACCGACGCCAGCGGCCGCATCGTCTACGTCAACCCCCGCTTCTCGCTGCTGAGCGGATATGCCGAAGCCGAATTGTTAGGGCAAACTCCCAGTTTGCTGCAATCCGGAAAAATGTCGACCCAGGATTATCAAGACCTGTGGCGGCAATTGACGGTCAGCGGCGAATGGCAAGGCGAAATTTGCAACCGGCACCAGACCGGCCGCGAATACTGGGTCGCGGAAAGCATCAGCGCGATCAAGGACAGCCTCGGCAACACCACCCACTATCTGGCGGTTGCCGAGGACATTACCGGCCGCAAAGCCGTGGAATCGGCACTGGCCGAAAGCGAACAGCGTTTCCGGCAAATGGCCGATTTATCCGGGGAATGGCTGTGGGAACAGGACCCCAAGGGTTACTACCTGTACAGCAGCATCGCAGTGGAACAAATCCTGGGGCTGACGCCGACGCAAATCATCGGTAAACATTACACCGAACTGCTGACCGCGCAAGACCAGCAAGCCCATGTCGACCTGTCGTCCAGCCAGCAGTCGTTTCATGCCCTGGTCAACCATTACCGGCATCGGGACGGCCATCCGGTGATCACCGAATCGACCGGTTTGCCGTTAATGGATGATTCCGGCACCCTGGTAAAGTGGCGCGGGGTGGATAGGGACATTACCGCCCGGATGCAATATCAGAATGCCTTGATCGAGTCGGAAAAGCGTACGCGGCTGATCATCGAAAGTTCGATCAATGCCATCGTCATCATGGATGCCGACGGCACCGTCACCGATTGGAACCGGCGCGCCGAGCAGATGTTCGGCTGGCCGGCGGAATCGGCCATCGGCCGCCGCCTGGAAGATTTGATCATCCCGCCCCGGTTTCGCGCCGCACACCGCAACGGCATGCGCCGGTTTCTGGAAACCGGTGACGGCACGATCTTGAACCGGCAAACCGAGCAAATCGCGCTCAGGCGCGACGGCAGCGAGTTTCCGGTCGAAATCAGCGTGGCACCATTGAAACTGGGCGACAGCTACATTTTCAGCGGCTTCATCCACGACATCTCCGGCCGCAAGGCGGCGGAACGGCAAATTCGCCAGGCCCAAGTGGAATTGGCGGTGGCGCAAAACGAGCTGAAGATCGCCCAGCAAATCCAGGCCGGTTTGTCGCCGGCTGCGCCGTTGAAAACCGGCGAGTTCGAGATCACCGGAGTTTGCCTGCCGGCGGATAAGGTCGGCGGCGACTATTTCGATTATTTTTACCGCGACGGCGGGCGGCTGGACATCGTCATCGCCGACGTCTCCGGCCATTCGATCGGTCCGGCCCTGTTCATGGTCGAAACCCGCAGCGCGATCCGGATGAAAAGCAGTACCGAGGCCGGGCCGGAAGCGGTACTGTCGGCGCTGAACCGGTTTTTATTCAACGACCTGAATCGGGCCGACTACTTCCTGACCTTGTTCTATCTGCAAGTCGATCCGGAACGCCGGCAATTGCATTTCGCCAATGCCGGCCACCCGCCGCCGTTGCTGTTCAACCGCCATAGCCGGGAGTTCGCCGAACTGGATGCCGACGGCCTGATCGTCGGCTTGCGCCAGGATGTTTGCTTCGAACGAAAAAGCGTCGAGTTGACCGAGGGCGATTTGATAGTGCTCTATACCGACGGCCTGATCGAAGCGGAAAACGCCGAATTAGGCTTTTTCGGCCTGGATCGGGTCAAATCCGAAATTGCCGCCAACGCCGATTTGCCGCCGCAAGCAATAATCGATGGGTTATTCGGGTGTTTGCGCCGATTCTGCGGCACCGAAAAATTCGCCGACGATATCACCGTATTGGTGTTTAAATGGCATTAG
- a CDS encoding thiamine pyrophosphate-binding protein, with the protein MNTQNAESIGQYLLDRLYALGVREIFGVPGDYILGFYDQMVHSPIRHIGTTREDTAAFAADGYARCSGLGAVAVTYGVGALNTVNAVAGAYAESSPVVVISGAPGVDEQRNDPLLHHRFGPFTFQREIFERITCASVVLNDPVIACRQIDQALAAARHYSKPVYIEIPRDRVRVAGYSMPGPAPEVCGSDETALAEAVAETMELGEKSRSPIIVAGVEIHRRGLQGVLVDLVNRSGLPVAATLTGKSVIAERHPAYLGIYEGTMSAEYTRYLVEQADLLLMLGVTLNDVDTGIYTAKLDPQRMVRAAQDEVVISSHRYPRVLLKDFLHALAKSVPMRPEKFVAAPGTVTAADFPLPDRAITTARLVGRLNQALGPEFIVVCDVGDCLFATIDLQVHEQSEFLSSAFYTSMGFAVPAALGAQIARRDRRALILVGDGAFQMTGTELATFARLGLDPIVVVFNNRGYSTERFILEGPFNDIGDWRFDRLGEVFGPLQGYAAGTEAAFEAALTAALANRSSPSIIDVRLDPADASAAMQRLAAHLHSRV; encoded by the coding sequence ATGAACACGCAAAATGCCGAAAGTATCGGCCAATACTTGCTCGACCGGCTCTACGCCTTGGGCGTTAGGGAGATTTTCGGCGTACCGGGCGATTACATCCTCGGCTTCTACGACCAGATGGTGCATAGCCCGATCCGCCATATCGGCACCACCCGCGAGGACACCGCGGCCTTTGCCGCCGACGGTTACGCCCGTTGTTCCGGCCTGGGCGCCGTGGCGGTGACTTACGGCGTCGGCGCGTTGAACACGGTCAATGCCGTGGCCGGTGCCTACGCCGAATCGTCGCCGGTGGTGGTGATCAGCGGCGCGCCCGGCGTGGACGAGCAGCGCAACGATCCCTTGCTGCATCACCGTTTCGGGCCGTTTACCTTTCAACGCGAAATCTTCGAGCGCATCACCTGCGCCAGTGTGGTCCTGAACGATCCGGTGATCGCCTGTCGCCAGATCGACCAGGCGCTGGCCGCGGCGCGCCATTATTCCAAACCGGTGTACATCGAAATCCCGCGCGACCGGGTCAGAGTGGCGGGTTACTCGATGCCGGGCCCGGCGCCGGAAGTTTGCGGCAGCGACGAAACCGCATTGGCCGAAGCGGTGGCGGAAACCATGGAACTGGGCGAAAAATCGCGCTCGCCGATCATCGTTGCCGGAGTGGAGATCCATCGCCGCGGCTTGCAAGGGGTACTGGTCGACTTGGTTAACCGCTCCGGCCTGCCGGTCGCGGCCACGCTGACCGGCAAGTCGGTGATCGCCGAACGGCACCCGGCCTATCTCGGTATTTACGAAGGCACCATGAGCGCCGAATACACCCGCTATCTGGTCGAGCAGGCCGATTTGTTGCTGATGCTGGGCGTGACGTTGAACGACGTCGATACCGGCATTTATACGGCCAAACTCGACCCGCAGCGCATGGTCAGGGCGGCGCAGGACGAAGTGGTGATCAGCTCGCACCGTTACCCGCGGGTATTGCTGAAGGATTTCCTGCACGCACTGGCTAAATCGGTACCGATGCGCCCGGAAAAATTCGTTGCCGCGCCGGGTACTGTGACCGCAGCGGATTTTCCGTTGCCGGATCGCGCCATCACCACCGCGCGCCTGGTCGGCCGCTTGAATCAAGCTCTAGGCCCCGAGTTCATCGTGGTCTGCGACGTCGGCGACTGCCTGTTTGCGACGATCGATCTGCAAGTGCACGAACAGTCGGAATTTTTGTCGTCGGCGTTTTACACCAGCATGGGCTTTGCCGTGCCGGCGGCACTGGGCGCCCAAATCGCCCGCCGCGACCGGCGGGCGCTGATTCTGGTCGGCGACGGCGCCTTCCAGATGACAGGCACCGAACTGGCGACCTTTGCCCGTCTGGGCCTGGACCCGATTGTGGTCGTCTTCAACAACCGCGGTTACAGTACCGAACGCTTCATCCTGGAAGGCCCGTTTAACGACATCGGCGATTGGCGCTTCGACCGGCTCGGCGAAGTCTTCGGCCCGCTGCAAGGATACGCCGCCGGCACGGAGGCAGCGTTCGAAGCCGCGCTCACGGCGGCACTGGCCAACCGCAGCTCGCCCAGCATCATCGACGTTCGTCTTGACCCGGCCGACGCCTCGGCCGCGATGCAGCGGCTGGCAGCGCATCTGCATAGCCGGGTCTGA
- a CDS encoding STAS domain-containing protein produces the protein MKLELEKNHGLSVVTIREPRVDAHNSAELKDYLAQLIESGENRILVRLADVRFIDSSGLGALLSAYKRTAADAGQFALSNVQPQVLSMFEITRLNRVFEIYADAADMLPS, from the coding sequence ATGAAACTCGAACTCGAAAAAAATCACGGCTTAAGCGTAGTCACTATTCGGGAACCGCGGGTCGATGCCCACAATTCCGCCGAATTGAAGGACTATCTGGCGCAATTGATCGAGAGCGGCGAAAACCGGATTCTGGTGCGATTGGCCGACGTCCGCTTCATCGACAGTTCCGGGCTGGGCGCGCTGTTGTCGGCCTATAAAAGAACCGCCGCCGACGCCGGCCAGTTTGCGCTGAGCAACGTCCAGCCGCAGGTGCTGTCCATGTTCGAGATCACCCGGCTGAACCGCGTGTTCGAGATTTATGCCGATGCCGCGGATATGCTGCCGAGTTAG
- a CDS encoding ATP-binding protein — MSPTAIQVDVIIPTHTKYLDLVGSIGERVVRELDGFAGDREALAYQLNLVLTEAAANVIKHAHDAASKDTVRVTIQLLDETLTIKVYDHGQGFDLETVPSPDFAAAPESGMGLFLIRSMMDKVSYTRQADCNVLELVKYLK; from the coding sequence ATGTCTCCCACCGCCATCCAAGTCGATGTCATCATCCCGACCCACACCAAATATCTGGATCTGGTTGGCAGCATCGGCGAGCGCGTCGTCAGGGAGTTGGATGGCTTTGCCGGCGACCGGGAAGCCCTGGCCTACCAATTGAACCTGGTGCTGACCGAAGCGGCGGCGAACGTGATCAAGCACGCCCACGACGCCGCCAGCAAGGATACGGTGCGGGTCACGATCCAGCTTTTGGACGAGACGTTGACCATCAAAGTCTACGACCACGGCCAGGGTTTTGATTTGGAGACCGTGCCCAGCCCCGATTTTGCCGCCGCGCCGGAAAGCGGCATGGGCTTGTTTCTGATCCGGTCGATGATGGATAAGGTCAGTTATACCCGCCAAGCCGATTGCAACGTGCTGGAGCTGGTCAAATATTTGAAATGA